The window CATTTTACGGACAACTATTTACTCAATCCTACCAACCCGATTTCGGTAAACCTCATCGGAGCAGGTGGTACAGGCTCAAAAGTATTGACCGCCTTAATGGAAATAAATGAGAGTTTGATAGCATTGGAACACGCAGGGTTGCAAGTCCGCCTTTGGGATGATGATGTTATCACGAGTGCCAATTTGGGCAGACAGCGTTTTGCAGAAAGTGAAACAGGATTATACAAATCCGTTGCTTTAATCAATCGTTGCAACCGTTGGGCAGGTACAAATTGGAAAGCCAAAACGGTAAAATTTGAAAAAGACAATTTTGGCAGATTGCCCGAACAAGCAAGGGCAATCTTTACCATTACTTGTGTGGACAATGTACAGGCGAGGTTTGGCGTTGCTGAAATTCTTAAAGAAATAAGTTACCGCAGACACTACCAAGATGAGCCGAAGTATTGGTTGGATTTTGGCAACAGCCAAGATACAGGACAAGTGCTACTATCTACTATCGGAGAGATAAAGCAACCCAATTCCGAGAAATACCAAATGGTGGCAAGCCTGCCATTTGTTACCGATGAATTTGGCGAATTGCTGAAGCAATCCGAACAAGAAGACAACACGCCAAGTTGCTCCCTTGCCGAAGCATTGGAATACCAGGACTTGTTTATCAATTCCTCATTGACACAAATGGGTTGTTCTTTGCTGTGGAACTTATTCCGCAGAGGAATGACCGAATACAAGGGATTTTTTCATAATCTGAAAGATTTCCGTACCCACCCGATAAAAGTCGCCTGACCCGAAAAATCGGGCGGGCAAAAATGCAATTCCTCACTTTGGTCGGAAACGCATTTTTGCATTTAGAATAGGTGCAACCCCCTTGTCAAAATGCACCACTACACAATTCCCTTTCCTTACATTTTACCAAACAGGTTGCGAGTTTTTGCTTGGGATATTTAGTATCCCATTTGTTGTATTTAGCACTGACTTCTTTTCTTTTCACACAGCGACCAAAGAAAAGAAGCAAAAGAACGTCGCATGATTAGATTTGATCGTCACATTAAAAATTGCGCCATATTATTTTTTAAATTTGACTATATCCTAAATAAAATAGACAATATGGAAAAAGCAGAAAAAATAAAGCAATTATTATTAAATCAATTTGAACAGGATTTATTTGAAGCTTCACTTGCTAGCCTAAATGATCGAACAAACAAACTTCGCTTTAATAATTTTGCATACTCTATAAGGGAGTTATCACGACATTTTTTATATAACCTTGCACCTGAAGAACGTGTGAAAAATTGTGTTTGGTTTAGTCCCGAAACTACTGACGGAAAGCCTACAAGAAACCAAAGGACTAAATACGCAGTTCAAGGTGGAATAGAAGACGCTTTATTAGATAGCTGGGGATTTGATGTTGACGAACTTAAAGACATGATAAAGGAGGTAAAAGAAACAATCAATACTTTAAGCAAGTACACTCATATTAATCCTGAGGTGTTCGATATTAGCGATTCTGAAGTTGAGCGTATGAGCCAAGATGTACTTAACTCCTTCATTGCTTTAGTAGAAACAATTGAGAACTATCGTGAAGATCTTAAACAATTCCTTGATGGACATATTGAAGAGCATATGATATCATCCGTTGTAACTAATTTTTTTGAGAATGTTGATCGGCTCGCACCTCATCATTCATTGGAATATAGTGAGGTGTCAGAATATCATATTTCAGAAATTAATGAATATGAAATTGTAGTGGAAGTCTTTGGAGATTTACATGTGATTCTTGAATATGGATCTAATAGAGAAAGACGTGAAGGTGATGGATTAGACTTGCCAGAAACATTTCCTTTTGAAACGAAGATACGCTATCAAATCGATGATGATTTTCCATCCACTAAGTTTGAGGTTGATGATTACGATGTAGATACTTCAAGCTGGTATGGAGATGATGAAGATGAAATATAGTCTTAAGCGTTGAAAATCAATTTCTTAAAATCCATAGTATCACTACCAACAAGAAGATAACTTGAAAACCCTATATTTAAAATTGCCTTTCCTACTTTCTCATCATCAATATCACTATGGGCAATCAGTTTTATGGTTGGATATTTTGTCCTCAATTCTTGAAGCTGTGTCAGCACATTCTTGTCGTAAAAATCAAGGTCAATAATGCAAACATAGGGAAGTTCATTCAATGAAAACAATTGCGATA is drawn from Chryseobacterium muglaense and contains these coding sequences:
- a CDS encoding response regulator transcription factor, translated to METGTAQQKITLAFINDKSPILNGICQDLVASGTEVLFRSESIEDGLSQLFSLNELPYVCIIDLDFYDKNVLTQLQELRTKYPTIKLIAHSDIDDEKVGKAILNIGFSSYLLVGSDTMDFKKLIFNA
- a CDS encoding pPIWI-associating nuclease domain-containing protein yields the protein MEKAEKIKQLLLNQFEQDLFEASLASLNDRTNKLRFNNFAYSIRELSRHFLYNLAPEERVKNCVWFSPETTDGKPTRNQRTKYAVQGGIEDALLDSWGFDVDELKDMIKEVKETINTLSKYTHINPEVFDISDSEVERMSQDVLNSFIALVETIENYREDLKQFLDGHIEEHMISSVVTNFFENVDRLAPHHSLEYSEVSEYHISEINEYEIVVEVFGDLHVILEYGSNRERREGDGLDLPETFPFETKIRYQIDDDFPSTKFEVDDYDVDTSSWYGDDEDEI
- a CDS encoding PRTRC system ThiF family protein, which encodes MNTEKTAVHFTDNYLLNPTNPISVNLIGAGGTGSKVLTALMEINESLIALEHAGLQVRLWDDDVITSANLGRQRFAESETGLYKSVALINRCNRWAGTNWKAKTVKFEKDNFGRLPEQARAIFTITCVDNVQARFGVAEILKEISYRRHYQDEPKYWLDFGNSQDTGQVLLSTIGEIKQPNSEKYQMVASLPFVTDEFGELLKQSEQEDNTPSCSLAEALEYQDLFINSSLTQMGCSLLWNLFRRGMTEYKGFFHNLKDFRTHPIKVA